A genomic region of Thermodesulfovibrio aggregans contains the following coding sequences:
- a CDS encoding AAA family ATPase translates to MIEKIKNQKILQIIESLQNCLQGKEKAIILSLIAIFSKGHLLIEDFPGLGKTSLAVAISKVLGLSFGRIQCTNDLLPTDITGLSIYNKNTGEFEFKAGPIFNNIVLVDEINRATPKTQSALLEAMAEEQVTVDGKTYKLPKPFFVIATQNPVEIYGTFPLPESQLDRFMMKISIGYPDKESEKQILKGGSSRESLYKITAAIEKDEILKIQDEIKQIYVSDKIINWIIDFVNTTRQDNRILLGISTRAALALTVTAKAYAYFCGRDYVIPEDVKEMIPFVVPHRIILKEETTSKQEVISSILQSISTPP, encoded by the coding sequence ATGATTGAAAAAATAAAGAATCAAAAAATTCTTCAAATTATTGAAAGCCTTCAAAATTGCCTTCAAGGTAAAGAAAAAGCAATTATTTTATCTTTAATCGCAATATTTTCCAAAGGACATCTTCTTATTGAAGATTTTCCAGGTCTTGGTAAAACTTCTCTGGCAGTTGCTATATCAAAAGTGCTTGGTTTAAGTTTTGGTAGAATTCAGTGTACCAATGATCTTCTTCCAACTGACATAACTGGACTTTCGATTTATAATAAAAATACTGGTGAATTTGAGTTTAAAGCAGGTCCTATATTTAACAACATTGTTTTAGTTGATGAGATCAATAGAGCAACACCAAAAACTCAATCTGCTCTACTTGAAGCTATGGCAGAAGAACAGGTTACTGTTGATGGAAAAACGTACAAACTTCCAAAACCTTTTTTTGTTATTGCAACACAGAATCCAGTTGAGATTTATGGAACTTTTCCCCTACCTGAAAGTCAGCTTGATAGATTTATGATGAAAATAAGTATTGGGTATCCAGATAAAGAATCAGAAAAGCAAATTCTTAAAGGAGGAAGTTCAAGAGAAAGTTTATATAAAATAACTGCTGCAATTGAAAAAGATGAAATACTGAAAATTCAGGACGAAATAAAACAAATTTATGTTTCTGACAAAATCATCAACTGGATTATTGACTTTGTTAATACTACAAGACAAGACAACAGAATTCTTTTAGGAATATCTACAAGAGCTGCTCTTGCACTTACTGTTACTGCAAAGGCTTATGCATATTTTTGTGGAAGAGACTATGTAATACCTGAGGATGTAAAGGAGATGATTCCTTTTGTTGTACCCCATCGTATTATACTTAAAGAAGAAACAACTTCAAAACAAGAGGTGATATCATCAATCCTTCAAAGTATTTCAACTCCACCGTAA
- a CDS encoding manganese-dependent inorganic pyrophosphatase has product MSDIYVIGHKAPDTDTVCSAIVYAGIKGYKPATAGPINEETEFALKQFGVPAPEVLENASGKTLVLVDHNEPGQRVDGAEKILAIIDHHKMNFNYPDPIFIHVEPVGSTATVIAKMFPNEVKANKAYAGLLLSAILSDTVIFKSPTTTEEDKKIAQELAQVAGISDITKFGVDLKKAKASIKGKPVADVVHVDFKDYDFKGKKVGIGQTEVVDIEEVYERKDEFVNYLNELKNSKGYDMVIFMATDIIKEGTELYYVGNAAIIEKAFNVKVSGPSVWLPGVMSRKKQVAPPVEKVYLEG; this is encoded by the coding sequence ATGAGCGATATTTATGTAATCGGCCATAAGGCACCTGACACAGACACAGTGTGTTCAGCAATTGTTTATGCAGGTATTAAGGGTTACAAACCAGCCACAGCAGGACCAATTAATGAAGAGACAGAGTTTGCACTTAAGCAGTTTGGAGTACCAGCACCCGAAGTTCTTGAAAATGCTTCAGGTAAAACGCTGGTATTAGTAGACCACAATGAACCAGGTCAGAGAGTTGATGGAGCAGAAAAAATTCTTGCAATTATTGACCATCACAAGATGAACTTTAACTATCCCGATCCAATTTTTATTCATGTTGAACCCGTTGGAAGTACAGCAACAGTTATTGCAAAAATGTTTCCAAATGAAGTAAAAGCAAACAAGGCATACGCTGGTCTGCTTCTTAGTGCAATCCTTTCTGACACCGTTATTTTTAAATCTCCAACAACAACAGAGGAAGATAAAAAGATTGCCCAGGAACTCGCTCAGGTAGCAGGTATTTCTGATATTACAAAATTTGGAGTAGATCTTAAAAAAGCAAAGGCAAGCATTAAAGGAAAACCAGTTGCTGATGTTGTTCATGTTGATTTCAAAGATTATGATTTTAAAGGTAAAAAAGTCGGAATCGGACAGACAGAAGTTGTTGACATTGAAGAAGTTTATGAGCGCAAAGATGAGTTTGTAAATTATCTTAATGAGCTTAAAAACTCTAAAGGCTATGATATGGTAATATTCATGGCAACCGATATCATAAAAGAAGGAACAGAGCTTTACTATGTTGGAAATGCAGCAATTATTGAAAAAGCCTTTAATGTAAAGGTATCAGGTCCTTCTGTATGGCTTCCTGGGGTAATGTCCCGTAAGAAACAGGTAGCACCACCTGTTGAAAAGGTTTACTTAGAAGGTTAA
- a CDS encoding DUF4136 domain-containing protein: MIKKYFLVVIFLFLCSCASVVQTIDLQKDKVYAVIPFENYTDTPLAGYTIASTIEGSLRSQGLKVSERQWIFNDREPTKEEIDRIFKKASQNADYIITGTVNEFRYKTGIDGEPTVSLSIFIYDTQKGVVVKGASGAWCGWAHESLGTVSQKLVREIFKLE, from the coding sequence GTGATAAAAAAATATTTTTTAGTAGTAATTTTTCTCTTTTTATGCTCCTGTGCCAGTGTTGTTCAAACTATTGATTTACAAAAGGATAAAGTATATGCTGTAATACCCTTTGAAAACTATACAGACACACCTTTGGCAGGGTATACAATAGCTTCTACAATAGAGGGTAGTTTAAGATCTCAAGGATTAAAAGTATCAGAAAGACAATGGATTTTCAACGATAGAGAACCCACTAAAGAAGAGATAGATAGAATATTTAAAAAAGCTTCTCAAAATGCAGATTACATAATAACAGGTACAGTAAATGAATTCAGATATAAAACAGGAATAGATGGAGAACCTACTGTGAGCTTGAGCATTTTTATTTATGATACTCAAAAAGGAGTTGTAGTGAAAGGAGCTTCTGGTGCTTGGTGTGGATGGGCTCACGAATCACTTGGAACAGTATCCCAAAAGCTTGTCAGAGAAATTTTCAAACTAGAGTGA
- a CDS encoding tetratricopeptide repeat protein, producing the protein MPKAQNFKTVFYMSKFIHPTSTKFLKKTVNTDQDEIRLLAFSLLTNLEKNIIEKISLMKKQLEKTKDEREKFEIFYSLGELYWEIVYLNISDKELIEAYLKEALKYIQKALQIREEPKVYFILGRIYLKLGNNDSAQEAFYKSLELGFPAERILVYLMEILYYKRNFAEIFNILKKLKNITLPDPKTELILKVWR; encoded by the coding sequence ATGCCAAAGGCTCAAAATTTTAAAACAGTTTTCTATATGAGCAAGTTTATTCATCCAACTTCTACAAAATTTCTAAAAAAAACTGTCAATACTGATCAAGATGAAATAAGACTTTTAGCTTTTTCCCTTTTAACAAATTTGGAAAAAAATATAATTGAAAAAATAAGTTTAATGAAAAAACAGTTAGAAAAAACGAAAGATGAAAGAGAGAAATTTGAAATTTTTTACTCCTTAGGAGAACTTTACTGGGAGATTGTTTATCTCAATATTTCTGATAAAGAACTTATAGAGGCATATCTTAAGGAAGCTTTAAAATATATACAGAAAGCTTTACAAATAAGAGAAGAACCAAAAGTTTATTTTATTCTTGGTAGAATTTATCTAAAGTTAGGTAATAATGATTCTGCTCAAGAGGCTTTTTATAAATCTTTAGAGCTCGGTTTCCCTGCTGAAAGAATTTTGGTGTATCTAATGGAGATTCTTTACTATAAAAGAAATTTTGCAGAAATTTTTAATATTTTGAAAAAATTAAAAAACATTACATTACCAGATCCCAAAACTGAATTAATACTGAAAGTGTGGAGATGA
- the pelF gene encoding GT4 family glycosyltransferase PelF, producing the protein MKIIDKQVPIDVLFISEGTYPYVLGGVSSWIHSIIEAMKDLRFGIIFLGSKQEDYPGIQYKLPENIVYLEDYFIFSEKEYPPLCYIKGSDKVKKLKSLLINSKHFPEELSNINFYLSEVTFSEILYSRKTFEMIEDLYVELNLSIPFVDFFWTLRNIFIPLWIVVRAITSVIDRNISLIHSPSTGYAGFLGALLKKVRGIPFIITEHGIYTRERKIDLLNAQWINTGSNYFFKDLKIEEPKNLWINFFVNLGKICYQEADRVFCLFEDAKAAQISLGCPPEKIEVVPNGVEIQRYSHLRDRKQGIPPVVALIGRVTPIKDIKTFIKAIKLLVEKLPEAEGWIVGPEEEDPDYAKECKLMVEVLGIEKKVKFLGTQKLTDILPKIGLCTLTSISEGMPLVVLESFAAGLPCVTTDVGSCRQLVYGGLNKEDIQLGKAGEVVSVGDSKSLSEAYYKLLTDKQQYLMARRAGIERVEKFYSFERFINNYRSIYNYFIK; encoded by the coding sequence ATGAAGATAATTGATAAACAGGTTCCCATAGATGTTTTATTTATTTCAGAGGGCACATATCCTTATGTCCTTGGTGGAGTATCAAGTTGGATTCATTCAATAATAGAAGCAATGAAAGACCTCAGATTCGGTATAATTTTCTTGGGTTCAAAACAGGAAGATTATCCGGGTATTCAATACAAACTTCCTGAAAACATAGTATATCTTGAAGATTATTTTATCTTTTCTGAAAAGGAGTATCCACCTTTATGTTATATAAAAGGCTCTGATAAGGTAAAAAAATTAAAATCTCTTCTTATCAATTCAAAGCACTTTCCAGAAGAGTTGTCAAATATTAATTTTTATCTATCTGAAGTAACATTCAGCGAGATTCTTTATAGCAGAAAAACTTTTGAGATGATTGAAGACCTTTATGTTGAATTAAATTTAAGTATACCTTTTGTAGATTTTTTCTGGACCCTCAGGAATATTTTTATCCCTTTATGGATAGTTGTAAGAGCCATTACTTCAGTTATTGACAGAAATATCTCACTTATTCATAGTCCATCTACTGGATATGCTGGATTTTTAGGAGCATTACTGAAGAAAGTCAGAGGTATTCCATTTATAATTACTGAACATGGTATTTACACAAGAGAAAGAAAGATAGATCTTCTAAATGCACAGTGGATAAATACAGGTTCCAATTATTTTTTTAAAGATTTAAAAATTGAAGAGCCTAAAAATCTATGGATCAATTTTTTTGTAAATCTGGGTAAAATCTGTTATCAAGAAGCAGATAGAGTTTTTTGTTTATTTGAAGATGCAAAAGCTGCGCAAATTTCTCTCGGTTGTCCGCCAGAAAAAATAGAAGTTGTACCAAATGGAGTTGAGATACAAAGATATTCACATTTAAGGGATAGAAAGCAAGGTATTCCACCAGTTGTTGCTTTGATTGGTAGAGTGACACCTATCAAGGACATTAAAACTTTTATAAAAGCTATAAAACTACTTGTAGAAAAATTACCTGAAGCAGAAGGTTGGATAGTTGGACCTGAAGAGGAAGACCCTGATTATGCTAAGGAGTGTAAACTAATGGTAGAAGTATTGGGTATAGAAAAAAAAGTTAAATTTTTAGGAACACAAAAATTAACAGATATACTACCTAAGATAGGTCTGTGCACTCTTACTTCAATCAGTGAAGGAATGCCACTTGTTGTTCTTGAGTCTTTTGCAGCAGGTCTGCCATGTGTAACAACTGATGTAGGCTCATGCAGACAGCTTGTATATGGCGGATTGAACAAAGAAGACATACAATTAGGAAAAGCAGGCGAAGTTGTTAGTGTAGGAGATTCAAAGTCTCTCAGTGAAGCTTACTATAAGCTTCTTACAGATAAACAACAATATTTAATGGCACGAAGGGCAGGTATTGAAAGAGTAGAAAAGTTTTACTCTTTTGAAAGATTTATTAATAACTACAGAAGCATTTATAACTACTTTATTAAATAA
- the pelG gene encoding exopolysaccharide Pel transporter PelG, translating to MKDLLITTEAFITTLLNKSMAGISIQLKKFLEKRSLIGLVTATAYSAVLSSGNWIIAVVSVFFFSLLTNKFVKEPNTTLIYQIYITYTVAISLILSGPLQLMFTRYVADRLFEKQIDRVLPNYFGALAICMGYSFVISLFISFYFFESLPFYYHIIFSFTISTLSGVWLSNALLSGLKSYRYIIFSFCFCYLLIGVLLFFTSRFGIIWTFISFYTGQVLLLFLLVTRIILDYSTDRLFEFDFLSKRKSYYSLGVAGFFYNLGIWSDKFIFWFNPFTGNQVFGNLRTSVLYDIPIILAYISLIPGIAIFFMKVEIEFAESYDNYYRAVRDWGRLDDLYRLGNKMIENVRTTFYDTLRVQGIWSVLIFFFEEKIFYFLKLPSLYIPLFNILLTGALLQLSFMVVFAFLSYFDKRRQIALISIIFCTGNIILSILTQFLGPYYYGYGFALSLLIATTTGILFLRRFLDDIHYRTFVSIV from the coding sequence TTGAAAGATTTATTAATAACTACAGAAGCATTTATAACTACTTTATTAAATAAAAGTATGGCAGGGATTTCGATTCAGCTTAAAAAATTTTTAGAAAAGAGAAGTCTGATAGGCCTGGTAACTGCGACAGCTTATTCAGCTGTTTTGAGTTCGGGTAATTGGATTATAGCAGTTGTTAGTGTATTCTTTTTTTCTTTGTTGACAAATAAATTCGTAAAGGAACCTAACACGACTTTAATATATCAGATTTATATAACATACACTGTAGCTATAAGTCTTATTCTGTCAGGTCCATTACAGTTAATGTTTACTCGTTATGTGGCAGACAGGCTTTTTGAAAAACAGATAGACAGAGTTTTGCCAAACTACTTTGGAGCTCTTGCTATTTGCATGGGATATTCTTTTGTAATATCTCTGTTTATTTCATTTTATTTTTTTGAATCTCTTCCCTTTTATTATCACATAATTTTTTCATTCACAATATCAACTCTAAGCGGTGTATGGCTAAGTAATGCTCTTCTGTCAGGACTCAAAAGTTACAGATACATTATTTTTTCATTCTGTTTTTGTTATTTATTAATAGGGGTATTACTTTTCTTTACTTCAAGATTCGGTATAATTTGGACATTTATATCCTTTTATACTGGGCAGGTTTTGCTTTTATTTCTTTTAGTTACAAGAATAATTCTTGATTATTCCACAGACAGATTATTTGAATTTGACTTTCTTAGCAAAAGGAAGTCCTATTACAGTCTTGGTGTAGCTGGTTTTTTTTATAATCTTGGTATCTGGTCAGATAAATTTATTTTTTGGTTTAACCCATTTACAGGAAATCAGGTATTTGGTAATTTAAGAACTTCTGTGCTTTATGATATCCCTATTATTCTTGCTTATATTAGTTTAATTCCTGGTATAGCGATTTTTTTCATGAAAGTTGAAATTGAGTTCGCAGAAAGCTATGATAACTACTACAGAGCAGTGAGAGACTGGGGAAGGCTTGATGATCTTTATAGACTTGGTAATAAAATGATAGAAAATGTAAGAACAACTTTTTACGATACATTAAGGGTTCAGGGAATATGGTCAGTACTTATTTTTTTCTTTGAGGAAAAAATTTTTTACTTTCTTAAACTTCCTTCACTTTATATACCTCTTTTCAATATTCTTTTAACTGGCGCATTGCTTCAGCTTTCATTTATGGTAGTTTTTGCTTTTTTGTCTTATTTTGACAAAAGAAGACAAATAGCTTTGATAAGCATTATATTCTGCACAGGAAACATTATTTTAAGCATCTTGACTCAGTTTTTAGGTCCCTATTACTATGGTTATGGATTTGCTTTATCATTGCTTATTGCTACAACCACTGGTATATTATTTTTAAGGAGGTTTCTTGATGATATACATTATAGGACTTTTGTTTCTATTGTTTAG